One genomic region from Nilaparvata lugens isolate BPH chromosome 3, ASM1435652v1, whole genome shotgun sequence encodes:
- the LOC111047901 gene encoding retinol dehydrogenase 13 gives MKLAFAKPILIGSVIGTVVGGSVLLKEYLGGEKYETSLEAKGKVVIVTGANTGIGQATALQLAQLNATVVMACRDSDKCELEREKIVMNTKNKYVYCRKCDLASQDSIRQFVDRFNKEHTKLDILVNNAAVMNCPRTLTEDGIETQLGVNHMGHFLLTNLLLDKLKASAPSRIITLCDSVYHKGVINTEDLNSDREYDGEKAYYQSKLANMLFTQKLSRDLQGSGVTVNSVDPGTVDTELLRHTSFGKSMISMFFVKPLMWPFLKSPRQGGQAVVYAALDPNLQTVTGKCLKYRGESEIAPIALNTEMSEWLWLVSSKWTDFQNTNDKVS, from the exons AGAATATCTTGGTGGGGAGAAATATGAAACTAGTTTGGAGGCAAAAGGCAAAGTTGTGATAGTGACTGGAGCCAACACAGGCATTGGCCAGGCCACAGCCCTGCAGCTTGCTCAACTTAATGCCACTGTTGTAATGGCTTGTAGGGACAGTGACAAATGTGAACTG gagagagaaaaaatagtgATGAATACGAAAAACAAATATGTGTATTGTAGAAAATGTGACCTGGCTTCTCAAGACTCCATAAGGCAATTTGTAGATAGATTTAATAAAG AACACACAAAACTTgatatacttgtaaataatgCAGCAGTCATGAATTGCCCTAGAACATTAACCGAAGATGGAATAGAAACTCAGTTGGGAGTCAATCATATGGGACATTTCTTGCTAACAAATCTacttcttgataaattaaaa GCGTCCGCACCCAGTAGAATTATAACTCTCTGTGACTCAGTCTATCACAAGGGCGTGATCAACACTGAGGACTTGAACAGTGACAGAGAGTATGACGGTGAGAAAGCTTACTATCAGAGCAAACTGGCCAATATGTTATTCACACAAAAGTTATCTAGAGATCTCCAAG GTAGTGGAGTAACTGTGAATAGTGTTGATCCCGGTACAGTAGACACAGAGCTATTGAGGCACACAAGCTTTGGCAAAAGTatgatttcaatgtttttcgtgAAGCCGTTAATGTGGCCTTTCCTCAAATCGCCCAGGCAAGGAGGCCAGGCGGTTGTCTATGCCGCATTGGATCCTAATCTTCAAACAGTTACCGGAAAGTGTTTGAA GTACAGGGGAGAATCTGAAATAGCACCAATTGCGTTGAACACTGAAATGAGTGAATGGCTGTGGCTAGTGAGTAGCAAATGGACTGACTTTCAGAATACAAATGATAAGGTTTCATGA